CAAAAATGGCAGTTGATTATTTCCGCAATCGCGGCAAAGAAGATGTCATTGATGAAGCTCAAGGCGATGCAGAACCGACTTCATCGCAAGAACTCGCTTATGCAACGGTTGATACCAGTTCCGTGCAGCAGTTTCTCGATGGTAGTTTTGGAGATCCGGGGCGCTACGTTCCCAACCGCCCACCCAAGGTTTTTGACTATCAAGGACAGCAATATATGGTGATTTGGGCGCGCGATAACGAGAAGCAAAAAAATCAATTGTTAGCGTTTCAATATACGCCCTCCGGTCGTCACATGATTGCCAGCGTCGGCTATACCGACAGTCAAACTGACTATAATTTAAATTTGGGCGGTACGCCTTTTGCTGTTGAAATCAACGGTCAAAAAATGACTGCGGGGAAAGGTGCGACGGGCGGAACGAATGATGTTGATTTTGTCTTGGCTTAAAGACGATTTAGCAACTTTTTCTTAAAAACTTGTAGAGATGTTGACTTGCAATGTCTCTACAGTCCATAAACGGGCTAAGCATTTGGAAAAGGTGCGTTACGCTTCGATAACACAAGCTACCTCCTATTGGAGAAGGTGCGTTACGCTTCGCTAACACACCCTACTTCTTTGCTCCAATTTTTTAATTTTTAATTTTTAATTTTTAATTTTTAATTTATCTATTGGGTGGAACGACAACGCTTGCAGCAGCAGCGAGGGAGGTTCCGCACCAAGGACAACCGATATCAATGCGATCGTAGCTGGAAATGCGGTGACAGTGGGGACATTCTAAACCATAGACGGCAGGTTGCGCTTGGGCGGCGATAGGAGAGGGTGCGACGATAATCGTAGGTGCGTAAGTCGGAATAGGTTGCGGGAGAACAATGGCGGCAACTTTCAGCACCGTTACGCCCAATTGAATGATACTACCCGGATTTAAGAGCGCTTCGCCCGTCGCGAGGGAGCGTCCGTCGATAATTGGGGGATTGCTGGGGCGCAAACTGCGCAGTATGAACCCAGTTGGGTTAGGGTTGAAAAAGATTTCGACGTGCAATCCAGAAACGGTAGGATCGATCAGAAGGATATCGCAGCGTAAAGGATCGCGTCCGATGCGGACGGTTCCGGGGTTTTTGCTGGCTTGACGATCGCGGATTGTTTGGGTTTTGATGCGATCGCCCTCCTGCCATTCTAAAATCAGTTCGGACATCTTTCGCCTTGCTCTGTTACCACCTGAGATCCAAGATAGCGTTTCCGAAGCGGAACTGTCACGACTCAGATGGGTAATATTGCACGGCACTAATCCTGTCGCGCTATACAATGGTTTGAATGTCCAAACCGACTTCATCGCTATGACTCACGCTACTGATGTTCGTACCCTCGCTCGCTGGATGGCGGCAGATTTCAGCAATCAAGCCCAAGCGCTCGAAAATCCGCCGTTTTTCGCCCATATTCGCGTCTGTATGAGACCGCTACCCGATGACATTTTGGGCGGTACGAGCGTCTTTTTAGAACAAGCTTACGATTACGCGCTTAACCAACCCTATCGCTTGCGGGTTTTAAAGTTTATTGCGATCGGCGATCGTATCGAGTTAGAAAATTATAAGGTTACGGATGAAGCTCAATTTTACGGCGCATCGCGCGATCTCAATCGCCTTAAAAACCTAACGGCAGAACACCTCGAAAAATTACCGGGATGCGATATGTTTGTCGATTGGACGGGGACGAGTTTTAAAGGGGTTGTGAAACCGGGAAAAGGTTGTTTGGTGGAACGGAAGGGACAAAAGACTTATTTAGATAATAGTTTTGAGGTCGATCCCGAACAGTTAATCAGTTGGGATATTGGTAGAGATTTAGAAACAGACCAACAAGTTTGGGGATCGATCGCGGGGCCTTTTCATTTCGTGCGTCG
This window of the Oscillatoria sp. FACHB-1406 genome carries:
- a CDS encoding FHA domain-containing protein, translating into MSELILEWQEGDRIKTQTIRDRQASKNPGTVRIGRDPLRCDILLIDPTVSGLHVEIFFNPNPTGFILRSLRPSNPPIIDGRSLATGEALLNPGSIIQLGVTVLKVAAIVLPQPIPTYAPTIIVAPSPIAAQAQPAVYGLECPHCHRISSYDRIDIGCPWCGTSLAAAASVVVPPNR
- a CDS encoding chromophore lyase CpcT/CpeT yields the protein MTHATDVRTLARWMAADFSNQAQALENPPFFAHIRVCMRPLPDDILGGTSVFLEQAYDYALNQPYRLRVLKFIAIGDRIELENYKVTDEAQFYGASRDLNRLKNLTAEHLEKLPGCDMFVDWTGTSFKGVVKPGKGCLVERKGQKTYLDNSFEVDPEQLISWDIGRDLETDQQVWGSIAGPFHFVRRTSFADEIQG